The nucleotide sequence CTATACAACATTTGCCGTCGATGCAACTATACCAGAGACCAACGCGCTTTAAATATTCGCCCTAACCAACCAGGTACGTGCCGGTAAGTGAAGCCGGGTCTACCAGGTCCCAGAGACCTGTGAAGTACCCAGAAAGGATGGGCAGACCTTCTTGTGGTAGACGAGGTCCCGTTCGGTTTGACGGCGGACGGGGAGGTCGGGCTTGTGGGAATTGCTAATATTAACTAGCTCCGTGCAAGGAAACGGGATCATGGAGCCATTCGTTTCTTTGAGCTCGCCTCAAATACACGAATAGTATCAAAGTGATCAAAACTTGATGGTTTTTTCTCTTCAATTTGAATCTTTCATTAGAATGGACTAGGTGATTTGTTATAGTGTTGATATTGCCATCGatgtgaaaaaaaggaaacagaCACCTCGGATTTGAAAAAGTCGGATTCCCAAAAAAAGCCATCAATGAAGAATGGCCCAGAATTATTATACCCTCCAGGGGTGATGCCGACCTATAAGATAATAAAACGAGCAATAGTCCCATATGTTCCCAGGAGATTAGCCGCCTGCTATGCACGCATTATCAATGCACCGGCTCTGTAATGTTGACCCGGCACCCCCCAAAACAGTATGATCTCCCAGAAAGAGGGCAAAAAAACTAAACAATGCGCAGACCAATGCTCTGCCTGCCAACCAACAGAAGGTAAACAAAAGGAATATAGTGGGGTTCTATGTAGcatgaaagaaaagaaagaaacgaATGAGCATGACGGAAGTGACGACCTTTTAAGCAGAGATTGAGAGAGCCAGGAACAGCCCTTATATTGAGGGAGTTGGTATTTCCAAGCAAAACGCATTCAACAAATGAAACTACCCCCCAAGTCTTTGTTTAGATTCCACCAACTTCCCCCCACACTAATAATAACAGTCTTAGCTGCTCGAGGGACATATATGTATATACTTTCtgacaaaggaaaataaaaatcaAAGATTCGATAGTGTGTTGATTGGCCCATCCCGCCATCCCTTCCCAGTAAAGGAACAGGGAATATAAGGGGTCTGAAGAATAAATGGGGAGGAGCCAGCCGTACAATCTATaagggtattttttttctcttaacGACAAAAATCCAAAGCAAGAAAACGCGCCAAATGAGTTGCAAGGTTCCACAAACAGCAGACGATAATAGAAAGAAGAGCTGGTCATAACAAACAAGGGCTAAGGGGGGAAAACATGGTGCCACCATCAGTATTCCCGGGCAGAACAACTCCATGCAACCCATCGCATTGAACTGAACGAGGCCCATATCCACTGCCCCCTTTTTCCAAAAGAATCAAATATCGAACTAGAAGGACTTAAAAAGTAAATGAAGCCGTGTAGCCTTGGTGAGCGACACAGATTCAACCAATGCTCAAATTTGCTGAGAACAGGTACTGAAGATCAgttaaaaagaaaaggaatgaTGAATAGAGAGTGTCGAGAAAtgttgcaaaataatatgcCTATAGTATGATAAAAACTCCAAAACACCAAACCCGTGTGTATATGAAGGACGATGACCGACTGAACCGACGGAAACTAGTCGGTATAAATGCAACGCTCAAATGGGGCCGGGTACTTTTTGCTCTAAAATCGGTGACTCGCGGCCCAGATGCTAGCTGATGCAGACGCAGCCCATTCCGACTCCTCGTATGGGGGAGTGGGCCACTTGCCATAGTCTGTGGGTGTAGAAGTATTGCCCTTCTCCAGATTTAGGGGCTTCGGTGTCACGTTCTCACTTCCGTCGCCAAAGAGGACCGAGTTCCCGTTGGCGGACGGAGATGGTGTCGGGTACGGGTTAAGGTTGGCATTGTGtgcagcggcggcagagtTGCGATTACTGGCGGGCGTCTTGGCCATGTTGTTGTAGTGGGAATTGCTATGCGGTGgggccttgtccttgttcTCAAGCTTTGTCATGGCGTTGTGCGTAGATGTGAGAACTTCGTCCAAGAgctcgtcttcctcgtctgGCGCGTCGTATTGATGCATCCCCCCGGGTTGGCCAGCCTGCGCTCTCCGCGTGCGGCTCGAAATTGGACCGCCAGGAACATTGTTTCCGTTACGAGCAGCATTCATGAGATTGTCCACAGACCTAGGCTGGTGGTGCGGAAGCGAGTGATGTCTTTTGAGAGTGCCATTGTTGTTTGCCGGCACGTTGTGGACCGGTACAGCCGGAGGCTCTGCCATGTAGTCGCCGTGTGAGTCCTTGCCTGCTGCCTGACCTTGTTGATCAATGACCATCGATGATCTGTTGCTGGCAAACGGTCCGCATCCGGCCTGAGCCTCGACATCGTCATACGTCGGTGATATCGGAGCTTGGTGGCGGCCCGAGAACCTGCGTGCCCTCTTGCGAAGGTGCGAGAAGAAGCTTTCCTTCTCCTGCTTACCACTGGGTGGCGAGGCAAGACCTCCGTTACCATTAAGAGCTCGCTCGGCCTGTTGCCGATGAATCTCAGCATAGTGATTTGTGCTTGATGCAACCGATAGTTGGCGTCCGATCTTCTTGGAGGCCTTCTCTGTACCCCGGTTGCTCGATGCGTTTGCGTAGGCATCGTTGTATGCCGGTGTCCTGTTGCTTGCTGCTTGTGCAGTCACGGCATCCGACATGGGAGATATCGGTCTGATGGTTGGCAGAATGGGCATAGGCGCAACATTCGAAGGACCATTGGTCCAGGTGGTACGCTTGCTAGTAGCAACAGGAGGCCTTGCCTTGGGTTGATTTATCTCACTGACGGTATGGATGGGAGCAGGCCTGGGAGCGACATCCTTGGCCACTGGAGCTGGGGCAGCACTCTCGTTGCTGTCGGTACGACCAATCAATGATTTTCTAAACCATGACTTGGACGACGTTGGCGTCGAGGTTGCAGAGTCCTTGCCCTTGTTAAGATCGGACTGCTTGCGGCCCAAGATCCTCGATGCTGACGACTTGGGTCGCAAGGGGTCAACGGCGTCGGCAAAGTATTCATGAGCCAGTGCCTGTGTTGATGTCGGCCTGTTTTTGGGGTCCCACATCAAACACCACGTGACAAACTGGCTCAAAGACGAGGGCCACTGGGGGGCCTGCAGGATCGTATCCATAGCATGTGGCGCCATCTTGGGGAATGAGAAGCCGAGCTTGCCTGCCAAGCGGGTGCCTTCCCTCCATTCACCGCCTCCAACGCGCCCACCGGTCTTGTTGTACCAGTTACCGGGGCTACCCATGATTTCGCAAACCCTCCACACCTGGTCGACCTCGTTGCCACCTGGAAAGAGGGGCTTGAGTGTAGCCACCTCTACAGCCATGGCACCGACGGCCCAGATGTCGACGGGGGCGGAATATTCGCCGGCTCTGAGGAGCACTTCGGGTGCGCGGTACCATCTCGTTGAGACGTAGGTCGTGTATGGGAGTTTCGAATGCGTTTCTCTTGCCAGTCCAAAGTCGGCAATCTTAACAGTGTATGCCTGTGCTGGAGGGTTGACAATTGACGAGTATCTCCTGAAAGATGTCGAAGATTCGTTGTGTCCAGAGGTTGATACCAAAATGTTTTCGGGCTTAATGTCTCTGTGAAAGAAGCTGTGTGCGTGTATGTGCTCGAGACCTTGCATAATCTGAAAAAGGATGCTCTTTACGCTGGCGTTGTCGAGTGCCTTGTGTTCCCTCGCCTTCATTAGTTGGTAGAGGTTTCCCTCCATGTACTCCATGGCAATGTGCAGCTTCTTGGTGAAGGGGTCCAAGAAGATGTCCAGAGCAGGCACGAGGTGAGCGTGTGCTGGTAGCGTCCTCAAGAAAACGACTTCACGGAGCTCCAGACATGGGGTAAAGGACTCAAAAGTCTTTTTCATCGTCTTGATGGCAACCTAAAAAAAGAGTGGTTCAAACGGTGTCAGAGGCTACAGTCCCGCAActttaataaaaaaaagtccagACCAAAAATCGTCGCAACCTCGGACAA is from Pyricularia oryzae 70-15 chromosome 2, whole genome shotgun sequence and encodes:
- a CDS encoding CMGC/RCK/MAK protein kinase; amino-acid sequence: MTVSHDYPHRGSNHPPANMLALEDRFEVLKEIGDGSFGSVALARVRTAGAAVARRGTVVAIKTMKKTFESFTPCLELREVVFLRTLPAHAHLVPALDIFLDPFTKKLHIAMEYMEGNLYQLMKAREHKALDNASVKSILFQIMQGLEHIHAHSFFHRDIKPENILVSTSGHNESSTSFRRYSSIVNPPAQAYTVKIADFGLARETHSKLPYTTYVSTRWYRAPEVLLRAGEYSAPVDIWAVGAMAVEVATLKPLFPGGNEVDQVWRVCEIMGSPGNWYNKTGGRVGGGEWREGTRLAGKLGFSFPKMAPHAMDTILQAPQWPSSLSQFVTWCLMWDPKNRPTSTQALAHEYFADAVDPLRPKSSASRILGRKQSDLNKGKDSATSTPTSSKSWFRKSLIGRTDSNESAAPAPVAKDVAPRPAPIHTVSEINQPKARPPVATSKRTTWTNGPSNVAPMPILPTIRPISPMSDAVTAQAASNRTPAYNDAYANASSNRGTEKASKKIGRQLSVASSTNHYAEIHRQQAERALNGNGGLASPPSGKQEKESFFSHLRKRARRFSGRHQAPISPTYDDVEAQAGCGPFASNRSSMVIDQQGQAAGKDSHGDYMAEPPAVPVHNVPANNNGTLKRHHSLPHHQPRSVDNLMNAARNGNNVPGGPISSRTRRAQAGQPGGMHQYDAPDEEDELLDEVLTSTHNAMTKLENKDKAPPHSNSHYNNMAKTPASNRNSAAAAHNANLNPYPTPSPSANGNSVLFGDGSENVTPKPLNLEKGNTSTPTDYGKWPTPPYEESEWAASASASIWAASHRF